The following proteins are co-located in the Streptosporangium brasiliense genome:
- a CDS encoding DUF917 domain-containing protein, whose product MDIDIELLPAYARGCAVLGSGGGGSVSMMRAVAQQALEEHGPVRVVQPEELDGDALVMPCGSAGTSAVQVERIGGRGEPAYLRDKVEKLHGSRVAALMPSEIGGANGCVAVAWAAYLGLPLVDADGMGRAFPRMDQTAMELHGISPTPAVLCDERGRTVVIDNVDGRWLERLVRVSLEAFGGQVASSEYVLRAGQVRAATVTGSVTRAAEIGRRLPVPLLTGKVAEVEGGSILVEGLGPDAGRLVRIEAQSEYLAVFEDGDPLAAVPDVIALLDTRSGDAVQVEQLRYGLRVGVVHLECDPVWRTPAGLRLGGPEAFGLRGLPELPRPRGTSEPAASPLPPAPAVPSGPSGTARRSAPEVGR is encoded by the coding sequence GCAGGCCCTGGAGGAGCACGGCCCGGTCCGCGTCGTCCAGCCGGAGGAGCTGGACGGCGACGCCCTCGTCATGCCCTGCGGCAGCGCGGGCACCTCCGCGGTGCAGGTCGAGCGGATCGGCGGCAGAGGCGAACCCGCCTACCTGCGCGACAAGGTCGAGAAGCTGCACGGCTCCCGCGTCGCGGCGCTGATGCCGAGCGAGATCGGCGGCGCCAACGGATGCGTCGCCGTGGCCTGGGCGGCCTACCTCGGGCTGCCGCTGGTCGACGCCGACGGCATGGGGCGGGCCTTCCCCCGGATGGACCAGACCGCGATGGAGCTGCACGGCATCAGCCCCACGCCCGCCGTGCTCTGCGACGAGCGCGGCCGGACCGTTGTGATCGACAACGTCGACGGCCGCTGGCTGGAGCGCCTGGTGCGGGTCTCGCTGGAGGCGTTCGGCGGACAGGTGGCCTCCAGCGAGTACGTGCTGCGCGCCGGCCAGGTCCGGGCCGCCACCGTCACCGGCTCGGTCACCCGCGCGGCCGAGATCGGCCGGCGCCTGCCGGTTCCCCTGCTCACCGGGAAGGTCGCCGAGGTGGAGGGCGGCTCGATCCTCGTCGAGGGGCTGGGCCCGGACGCCGGACGGCTCGTCCGGATCGAGGCGCAGAGCGAATACCTGGCGGTCTTCGAGGACGGCGACCCGCTGGCCGCCGTCCCGGACGTCATCGCGCTGCTGGACACCAGGAGCGGCGACGCCGTCCAGGTCGAGCAGCTCCGGTACGGCCTGCGGGTGGGCGTCGTGCATCTGGAGTGCGACCCCGTCTGGCGGACTCCCGCCGGACTCCGGCTCGGCGGCCCCGAGGCCTTCGGGCTCCGCGGGCTCCCGGAGCTCCCCCGGCCTCGCGGGACGTCCGAGCCCGCCGCCTCCCCCCTGCCGCCGGCCCCGGCCGTCCCCTCCGGACCGTCCGGGACGGCGCGGCGTTCCGCGCCGGAGGTGGGGAGATGA